A portion of the Thermoflexus hugenholtzii JAD2 genome contains these proteins:
- a CDS encoding peptidase associated/transthyretin-like domain-containing protein: MTYKNIFVCIILSVILAISCQKRDSLVLSPFVQEKQSYKLSEIHEQIELEQGKISRLSDYIPTPFPGYGIVTGKIVTKDPARMIGLSIFLGDIIIISENRHGAFLDKKRAPIGIFDYTTGRFIFEKVRPGIYALIISEPESGGWVYMTNEGDVVVIKVLENKITDLGELTFDR, encoded by the coding sequence ATGACTTATAAAAACATTTTTGTTTGTATAATTCTTTCTGTTATTTTGGCTATTTCATGTCAAAAGAGAGATTCTTTGGTTCTGAGCCCGTTCGTGCAGGAAAAGCAATCTTATAAGCTAAGCGAAATTCATGAACAAATAGAACTCGAACAAGGAAAAATCTCTAGACTATCGGACTATATCCCTACACCTTTTCCTGGATATGGTATTGTAACCGGAAAAATAGTAACAAAAGATCCGGCCAGAATGATCGGCTTGAGTATCTTTCTTGGTGATATTATAATTATAAGTGAGAACAGGCATGGAGCATTTTTGGACAAAAAAAGGGCTCCTATAGGTATTTTCGATTATACAACAGGACGGTTTATTTTCGAGAAAGTTCGCCCTGGGATTTATGCTCTTATTATTTCCGAACCCGAAAGTGGAGGTTGGGTATATATGACTAATGAGGGTGATGTTGTGGTAATTAAAGTATTGGAAAACAAAATTACAGATTTAGGAGAGCTTACATTTGATCGATAA
- a CDS encoding glycosyltransferase, whose amino-acid sequence MHLVVQIPAYNEAETIGGVIQEIPRRIPGIDQVTVLVVDDGSRDGTGEVARAAGADVVIRHRRNRGLAAAFQTGMDAALRLGADLIVNLDADGQYDPADIPALIAPILRGEADLVVGDRQVMRLTHFPWPKRALSALGSAVVRWASGVEIPDAPSGFRAYTREAALRLIVLTDFSYTVEHLIQAGKRRLAVAHVPVRARPTPRPSRLHHGVWDFIKRQGATLVRVYAGYEPLKAFFYISLPFWLIGLILFARLAWFFVTEGFALRGHLQSLIVATLSIILAFLIFLFGLLADRIGDNRRLLEEIMRRLRELETRL is encoded by the coding sequence ATGCATCTCGTTGTTCAGATCCCAGCGTATAACGAAGCGGAGACCATCGGCGGGGTGATCCAGGAGATCCCGCGCCGGATCCCGGGGATCGATCAGGTGACAGTCCTTGTGGTGGACGACGGCTCCCGCGATGGCACGGGGGAGGTCGCCCGGGCGGCGGGGGCGGACGTGGTGATCCGGCATCGGCGCAACCGGGGGCTGGCGGCGGCCTTCCAGACCGGGATGGACGCTGCGTTGCGCCTGGGGGCCGATCTCATCGTCAACCTGGATGCGGACGGCCAGTATGATCCGGCGGACATCCCGGCCCTGATCGCCCCGATCCTGCGGGGGGAGGCGGATCTTGTAGTGGGTGATCGGCAGGTGATGCGCCTCACACACTTCCCCTGGCCCAAGCGGGCCCTCTCGGCCCTGGGTTCGGCGGTTGTGCGCTGGGCCTCTGGAGTGGAGATCCCGGATGCGCCGAGCGGCTTCCGGGCTTACACCCGGGAGGCGGCCCTGCGCCTCATCGTGCTCACCGACTTCTCTTACACTGTGGAGCACCTCATCCAAGCGGGCAAACGGCGGCTGGCCGTCGCCCACGTTCCGGTGCGCGCCCGACCCACCCCGCGGCCCTCGCGGCTGCATCACGGAGTGTGGGACTTCATCAAGCGCCAAGGGGCCACGCTGGTGCGAGTCTACGCGGGCTACGAGCCGTTGAAGGCCTTTTTCTATATTTCACTCCCCTTCTGGCTGATCGGCCTGATCCTCTTCGCCCGGCTGGCCTGGTTCTTCGTCACCGAGGGCTTCGCCCTGCGGGGCCATTTGCAATCCCTGATCGTCGCTACCCTTTCCATCATTCTCGCCTTCTTAATCTTCCTCTTCGGCCTCCTGGCCGATCGTATCGGCGACAACCGGAGACTGCTGGAAGAAATCATGCGTCGACTACGGGAGTTGGAGACCCGGCTTTAG
- a CDS encoding glycosyltransferase family 39 protein — translation MEREHRWGRWGLLVGLLLLAAALYADRLGGPSLWFDEGWSWHLARMSIPAMLQATAADRSPFLYYLFLHFWIRAAGESEFALRGLSVAFGLLAAALVARLTARGWGQPAAAFAVLTMGLSPFWLYYVQEARMYAMLAAGVLALWAATEAARRRPSSRRFAVWTLLAAGTALTHYYGLFPVAMMAAALGVGSRRRPEALRRWGWSMLALMALVGPWLAFAHPRFLQPEAFIRPPMTAEGLLQELARGFWGGEGIARLAGLLATAALIRPDPFVRRWAIGTLGTFGLMMAVLLTLFARFAVFHPRYAIFLWAMWIPGVGGGAARLGELLGARIRGIPPPARGWLGALALLPLWGMMAAPWRTWWADPGHGRDPYREAVAHVARQIRPGEAALALRANWAVLYYWERMGVPAPLWMGPESPVWDEAAVRAALEDARRRYGPADGPWRLWLFGWQQEVVDPLGLFDGLLLANGFEVGGQPFGSLWVAYYETWPPFQGFAFTPLKADFAGKIELRGVGLRRPRWPGDVLGVTLWWARAGPVPQAPRVFIHVLDASGRLVAQRDGPLPNDLTPISTWPPDHAFPVFTRVILPRELHGIYRIRVGLYDPRSGARWPVQVDGSIGDGVEVGTLEIP, via the coding sequence ATGGAAAGGGAACACCGCTGGGGACGCTGGGGGCTCTTGGTAGGGCTGCTGCTCCTGGCCGCCGCCCTTTATGCGGACCGCCTGGGCGGTCCTTCCCTCTGGTTCGACGAGGGATGGTCCTGGCATCTGGCCCGGATGTCGATCCCCGCGATGCTGCAGGCCACGGCGGCGGACCGCAGCCCCTTCCTCTATTACTTGTTTCTCCACTTCTGGATCCGAGCGGCCGGGGAGAGCGAGTTCGCCCTGCGTGGGCTGTCCGTGGCCTTCGGCCTCCTCGCGGCCGCCCTGGTCGCGCGCCTGACGGCCCGAGGCTGGGGACAACCCGCCGCGGCCTTCGCGGTCCTCACGATGGGGCTCTCCCCTTTCTGGCTCTACTACGTCCAGGAGGCCCGGATGTATGCGATGCTGGCCGCCGGCGTCCTGGCCCTCTGGGCGGCGACGGAGGCGGCGCGCCGCCGGCCCTCCTCCCGCCGCTTCGCCGTCTGGACCCTCCTGGCGGCCGGGACGGCCCTCACGCATTACTACGGGTTGTTCCCCGTGGCGATGATGGCGGCGGCCCTGGGCGTGGGGAGCCGGCGGCGTCCGGAGGCCCTCCGGCGATGGGGATGGAGCATGCTGGCCCTCATGGCCCTGGTGGGGCCCTGGCTGGCCTTTGCCCACCCGCGGTTCCTCCAGCCTGAGGCCTTCATCCGGCCGCCGATGACGGCGGAAGGCCTGCTGCAGGAGCTGGCCCGAGGCTTCTGGGGCGGGGAGGGCATCGCCCGGCTCGCCGGGCTGCTGGCCACGGCCGCCCTGATCCGCCCGGATCCCTTCGTCCGCCGATGGGCGATCGGGACGCTGGGGACCTTCGGGCTGATGATGGCGGTGCTGCTGACCCTGTTCGCCCGCTTCGCCGTCTTCCACCCGCGCTACGCCATCTTCCTCTGGGCGATGTGGATCCCCGGCGTCGGCGGCGGGGCCGCCCGGCTGGGAGAGCTCCTTGGCGCGCGGATCCGGGGGATCCCTCCTCCCGCCCGGGGATGGCTCGGCGCGCTGGCGCTCCTCCCCCTATGGGGGATGATGGCCGCTCCCTGGCGGACGTGGTGGGCGGATCCGGGCCACGGCCGCGATCCGTATCGAGAGGCGGTGGCCCACGTGGCCCGGCAGATCCGGCCCGGGGAGGCCGCCCTCGCCCTGCGGGCCAACTGGGCCGTTCTGTACTACTGGGAACGCATGGGAGTTCCCGCCCCGCTATGGATGGGCCCGGAGTCTCCGGTGTGGGACGAGGCGGCTGTCCGCGCCGCGCTGGAGGATGCCCGCCGCCGCTATGGCCCCGCGGACGGCCCCTGGCGCCTGTGGCTCTTCGGCTGGCAGCAGGAGGTGGTGGACCCCCTGGGGCTGTTCGACGGGCTGCTGCTGGCGAACGGCTTCGAGGTGGGGGGGCAGCCCTTCGGATCCTTGTGGGTGGCCTATTACGAGACGTGGCCGCCCTTCCAGGGGTTCGCCTTCACGCCCTTGAAGGCGGATTTCGCAGGGAAGATCGAGCTGCGGGGCGTTGGCCTGCGCCGGCCGCGCTGGCCGGGGGATGTGCTGGGGGTGACTCTGTGGTGGGCCCGGGCGGGGCCGGTGCCCCAGGCCCCTCGGGTCTTCATCCATGTTCTGGACGCCTCCGGCCGCCTGGTAGCCCAGCGGGACGGGCCGCTGCCCAACGATCTGACCCCGATCTCCACTTGGCCCCCCGATCACGCCTTCCCGGTCTTCACCCGGGTGATCCTGCCCCGGGAGCTCCACGGCATCTACCGGATCCGGGTGGGTCTGTATGACCCTCGCTCCGGAGCCCGATGGCCGGTCCAGGTGGATGGCTCCATCGGGGATGGCGTGGAGGTGGGGACTCTGGAGATTCCGTAA
- a CDS encoding histidine phosphatase family protein has product MPERLYLIRHGRTAWNAEGRIQGWADVPLDDVGREQARRLAERLRARPPELILCSPLWRAYETARILAAVWEVPIEVDERLKERGQGPFEGRTGVEVAALQQAWREMERDPTAEIAGVEPRAAFAERVWAAMEAAMARPERTLAVVAHGGTFSMFFRQWLGLPLDRPSPFRFDNASLTELALRDGRWIVVTLNDTCHLTDL; this is encoded by the coding sequence ATGCCGGAGCGGCTTTACCTGATCCGGCACGGACGCACGGCGTGGAACGCCGAGGGACGGATTCAGGGGTGGGCGGACGTGCCACTGGATGACGTGGGCCGGGAGCAGGCCCGGCGCCTGGCGGAGCGCCTCCGGGCGCGCCCGCCGGAGCTCATCCTCTGCAGCCCACTGTGGCGGGCCTATGAAACCGCCCGCATCCTCGCCGCCGTCTGGGAGGTCCCCATCGAGGTCGATGAGCGCTTGAAGGAGCGAGGCCAGGGGCCCTTCGAGGGACGCACCGGGGTGGAGGTCGCCGCGCTGCAGCAGGCCTGGCGGGAGATGGAGCGGGATCCGACGGCGGAGATCGCGGGGGTGGAGCCCCGGGCGGCGTTCGCCGAACGGGTGTGGGCGGCGATGGAGGCCGCGATGGCGCGGCCGGAACGGACACTGGCCGTGGTGGCCCATGGGGGGACCTTCAGCATGTTCTTCCGCCAGTGGCTGGGCCTCCCCCTCGATCGGCCCTCCCCCTTCCGGTTCGACAACGCCTCGCTCACGGAGCTGGCCCTCCGCGACGGCCGCTGGATCGTGGTGACGCTGAACGATACGTGCCATCTGACCGATCTGTAG